A stretch of the Porifericola rhodea genome encodes the following:
- a CDS encoding response regulator, with protein sequence MIDLVMLIDDNETDNFISKRIIELTEFARQVVTKNSGQSALEYLQEHQDQVDQLPNLIFLDINMPIVDGFMFLYEFENFPPTVRNKCKVIILSSSDNQRDINRLINNDYVIKYITKPLTQVALEEIKAL encoded by the coding sequence ATGATAGATTTAGTAATGCTAATTGATGACAATGAGACTGATAACTTCATTAGCAAGCGCATCATAGAGCTCACAGAATTTGCCCGACAGGTAGTAACAAAAAATAGCGGGCAAAGTGCTCTTGAGTATTTGCAGGAACATCAGGACCAGGTTGATCAGTTACCCAATCTTATTTTTTTAGACATCAACATGCCTATTGTAGATGGGTTTATGTTTTTGTATGAGTTTGAGAACTTTCCACCTACTGTACGCAATAAGTGTAAGGTTATTATACTGTCCAGCTCCGACAATCAGCGCGATATCAACCGCCTTATTAACAATGATTATGTCATTAAATATATTACCAAGCCACTAACTCAGGTAGCCTTAGAAGAAATTAAGGCTCTTTAA
- a CDS encoding 3'-5' exonuclease, with the protein MFPKQITKEEINALTLKKYEGKVKVITQEEHLEEAIQHIREYDVFGFDTETKPAFRKGVKHMVALLQIAIPDMVYLIRLNHIGFTKKLSALFEEEGVAKVGISIRDDLKHLKELSSKHHIPFDATNIIELNDVAHSMGIEHAGVKKLTAIFLQFRVSKSQQTSNWENPQLTEKQIRYAATDAWVCLEIYDHLTEKGYI; encoded by the coding sequence ATGTTTCCAAAACAGATAACTAAGGAAGAAATTAACGCGCTAACGCTTAAAAAGTATGAAGGGAAAGTAAAAGTCATTACTCAGGAGGAGCATTTAGAAGAAGCCATACAACATATCCGCGAATATGATGTCTTTGGATTTGACACTGAAACTAAGCCTGCCTTTCGGAAAGGGGTTAAGCATATGGTAGCGCTGTTGCAGATAGCCATTCCTGACATGGTCTATCTTATCAGGCTAAACCATATTGGGTTTACTAAAAAACTTAGTGCTCTTTTTGAGGAGGAAGGTGTGGCTAAGGTAGGAATTAGTATAAGAGACGACCTCAAACATTTAAAAGAGTTGAGCAGTAAGCATCATATCCCCTTTGATGCTACCAATATTATTGAGCTTAATGATGTTGCTCATAGTATGGGCATAGAGCATGCCGGGGTTAAGAAGCTTACTGCTATTTTTCTACAGTTCAGGGTCTCCAAATCACAACAGACTTCTAACTGGGAAAACCCTCAACTGACAGAAAAACAAATTCGCTATGCGGCTACAGATGCCTGGGTTTGCTTAGAGATTTATGATCATCTAACCGAAAAAGGCTATATCTGA
- a CDS encoding DUF3078 domain-containing protein, with product MKLYCLLTALSIFSSLSLFAQQSTPDSLAKEESFWNKGGNLSATFQQVGLNNWAGGGKSTLAVGGIFSAFLTFDDTTKRRWETRMEVSYGLSKIGEEADRFIKSKDNFILSSRYGRKLSKNYYLSTLVDFRTQIAQGFKTEQINDSISDDVRISEFMAPGFLIASLGATYSPIQRKLIEEERKAQKRKGNYFAVTLSPFSGKFTFVLDDTLAKNDQYNTEGKQVKAEAGSSLTLGLRQELFENISFSTNLNLFSAYEKFENVDVNLESLLVLRVNKYIMSNVSLQLIYDDDIDVERDDGTVGPALQLQHAINVGFTYGF from the coding sequence ATGAAATTATATTGCCTGCTGACCGCTCTCAGCATCTTTTCATCTCTATCGTTGTTTGCTCAGCAAAGTACTCCTGACAGCCTGGCAAAAGAAGAATCTTTCTGGAATAAAGGGGGTAACTTAAGTGCTACTTTCCAGCAGGTAGGCCTTAACAATTGGGCCGGAGGTGGTAAAAGTACTTTGGCCGTAGGAGGTATTTTTTCGGCTTTTCTCACTTTTGATGATACTACTAAACGCCGCTGGGAGACACGCATGGAAGTTAGTTACGGACTTAGCAAAATTGGTGAAGAAGCCGATCGTTTCATTAAATCTAAAGATAACTTTATTCTTAGCTCTCGCTATGGGCGTAAACTTAGCAAAAACTACTATCTATCCACATTAGTAGACTTTAGAACCCAGATAGCACAAGGGTTTAAGACAGAACAGATTAACGATAGTATTTCTGATGATGTGCGAATTTCTGAATTTATGGCTCCAGGTTTCCTCATCGCATCTCTGGGGGCAACTTACTCACCCATTCAAAGAAAGTTAATTGAGGAAGAACGCAAAGCTCAAAAACGTAAAGGAAACTACTTTGCCGTGACCTTATCGCCATTTTCCGGTAAATTTACTTTTGTTTTGGATGATACCTTAGCTAAAAACGATCAGTACAATACCGAAGGTAAGCAGGTAAAAGCCGAGGCCGGATCTAGCCTTACCCTGGGCTTGAGGCAGGAGCTTTTTGAGAACATATCATTTAGTACAAACCTGAACCTTTTCTCTGCTTACGAGAAGTTTGAAAATGTAGACGTAAACCTGGAATCGCTACTCGTCCTAAGGGTGAATAAATATATTATGTCTAACGTGTCGCTGCAGCTTATTTATGATGACGATATTGATGTGGAGCGGGATGATGGTACTGTAGGCCCTGCCTTGCAGCTACAGCACGCTATTAATGTAGGCTTTACTTATGGGTTTTAG
- the efp gene encoding elongation factor P, with translation MATTADFRNGLCIVHNNDLYTIVEFQHVKPGKGGAFVRTKLKSLKSGKVVENTFNAGVKITTARIERRPHQFLYKDDLGYHMMDSNTFEQLVVAEEQINAPEFLTDGQAIDVIVHDETGEILGAELPPFVELTVTYTEPGLKGDTATNATKPATLDTGAIIQVPLFIDQDEKIKVDTRTKSYSERVK, from the coding sequence ATGGCAACTACCGCAGATTTTAGAAACGGACTTTGCATAGTTCATAACAACGATCTGTATACCATTGTTGAGTTTCAGCATGTAAAGCCTGGAAAAGGTGGAGCCTTTGTTAGAACAAAGCTTAAAAGCCTTAAAAGCGGAAAAGTAGTAGAGAACACCTTTAATGCGGGAGTTAAAATAACTACAGCCCGTATTGAGCGACGTCCTCACCAGTTCCTGTACAAAGATGACCTCGGCTACCATATGATGGATAGCAACACCTTTGAACAGCTAGTCGTAGCTGAAGAACAAATAAATGCTCCTGAGTTTCTAACAGATGGGCAAGCTATTGACGTAATTGTTCATGATGAAACTGGCGAAATATTGGGTGCCGAACTGCCTCCTTTTGTAGAACTTACAGTAACATATACTGAACCAGGCCTTAAGGGAGATACCGCGACTAATGCTACTAAACCAGCTACGCTGGATACAGGTGCAATTATTCAGGTGCCTTTGTTTATTGATCAAGACGAAAAAATTAAAGTAGATACCAGAACTAAGTCGTATTCTGAACGCGTAAAATAA
- the nhaC gene encoding Na+/H+ antiporter NhaC: protein MSKQRREPMLWEALIPVLFLIVMLSVNVIYVFGDDAISGSNQIVLILSASVAALIALRTGISWENLQDGIVKSIGASMSSILILLLIGSLAGTWMLSGIVPAMIYYGLQILSPTIFLFAACIICAVVSIATGSSWSTVATVGIALLGIGKALGLSEGLIGGAIVSGAYFGDKMSPLSDTTNLAPAMAGTDLFTHIRYMTYTTVPSIIITLGIFLVIGFTADTAAVTTGVEDVLLSIDSAFNINGWLFLVPALVIFMIVRKVPALPALLAGTMLGALFAIIFQPQAMQEVAGGSTGAMAAYVAVMKALYTDISITTNNDMVNELLSTGGMYGMLNTVWLIICAMIFGGVMESAGMLQRITKSIVKLAHSTGSLIASTGFTSIFFNFTASDQYLAIVVPGRMYADTYKKRGLKPEVLSRTLEDTGTVTSVLIPWNTCGATQASVLGVATLTYAPYTFFCILSPIMTMAFGFLNFKIRRYTKQEIEEEQLQEKSA from the coding sequence ATGAGTAAGCAAAGAAGAGAGCCGATGCTATGGGAAGCCCTGATTCCTGTGCTATTCCTGATTGTAATGCTGTCGGTGAATGTGATTTATGTGTTTGGTGATGATGCAATCTCTGGTTCTAACCAAATCGTTCTTATACTATCTGCTTCAGTTGCTGCCCTGATCGCTTTACGTACCGGTATTAGCTGGGAAAATTTGCAGGATGGCATAGTCAAAAGTATCGGCGCTTCTATGTCGTCTATTCTTATTTTGCTCCTTATAGGGTCATTGGCTGGTACGTGGATGCTAAGTGGAATAGTACCCGCTATGATCTACTATGGACTACAAATCCTCAGCCCTACCATATTTTTGTTTGCTGCCTGTATTATCTGCGCAGTAGTTTCTATAGCTACCGGCAGTAGCTGGTCCACCGTAGCCACTGTAGGCATTGCCTTGCTGGGCATAGGCAAAGCCTTGGGCCTGAGCGAGGGGCTTATTGGCGGTGCTATTGTTTCGGGGGCGTATTTCGGAGATAAAATGTCTCCCTTGTCAGATACTACTAACCTGGCTCCTGCTATGGCCGGGACTGACCTTTTCACGCACATCCGCTATATGACATACACCACCGTTCCTTCTATTATTATCACTCTTGGCATTTTTCTGGTGATTGGATTTACAGCAGATACCGCGGCTGTTACCACCGGCGTAGAGGATGTTCTCCTCTCTATTGATAGCGCTTTTAATATTAATGGGTGGCTATTTCTGGTGCCTGCATTGGTCATTTTTATGATTGTGCGCAAAGTGCCTGCTTTACCTGCATTGCTGGCGGGCACCATGCTCGGAGCTTTATTTGCTATTATTTTTCAGCCTCAGGCGATGCAGGAAGTTGCCGGAGGCAGTACCGGAGCTATGGCTGCTTATGTTGCCGTTATGAAAGCCCTCTATACCGATATCAGCATTACAACTAATAATGACATGGTTAATGAGCTCCTTTCTACCGGGGGTATGTATGGTATGCTAAACACAGTTTGGCTTATCATTTGTGCCATGATTTTTGGTGGGGTTATGGAGAGTGCTGGCATGCTACAAAGAATTACTAAGTCTATAGTTAAGCTAGCCCATTCTACCGGTTCTTTGATTGCTTCTACCGGATTTACTTCTATCTTTTTCAATTTTACTGCCTCAGATCAGTATCTGGCTATAGTTGTGCCTGGCCGAATGTACGCTGATACGTACAAAAAACGAGGGCTAAAGCCCGAAGTACTAAGCCGTACTCTGGAAGATACCGGCACAGTAACTTCGGTATTAATTCCATGGAATACCTGTGGGGCTACCCAGGCTTCGGTTTTAGGCGTAGCCACTTTAACTTATGCACCCTACACATTTTTCTGTATACTAAGTCCAATTATGACTATGGCCTTTGGCTTTTTAAACTTTAAAATTCGCAGATACACAAAGCAGGAGATAGAAGAAGAGCAATTACAAGAAAAAAGCGCCTGA
- the accC gene encoding acetyl-CoA carboxylase biotin carboxylase subunit has translation MFNKILIANRGEIALRVIRTCREMGIKTVAVYSTADRESLHVRFADEAVCIGAAPSNKSYLSIPNIIAAAEITNADAIHPGYGFLSENAEFSRICEEYNIKFIGPSPEMINKMGDKATAKATMEAAGVPTVPGSKGLLANMDEGLEIAREIKYPIILKATAGGGGKGMRIVWDEKEFKKAWDDATREAGAAFGNAGLYLEKFVEEPRHIEIQVVGDKFGKVCHLSERDCSVQRRHQKLIEETPSPFMTDELREQMGNAAISGAEAIGYEGAGTIEFLVDKHRNFYFMEMNTRIQVEHPITEEVTKFDLIKEQIKVAAGVKISGKNYYPSMHAIECRINAEDPAKGFRPSPGKITNLHLPGGHGVRVDSHVYAGYAIPPNYDSMIAKLIVSGQTREEAITRMKRALQEFVIEGIKTTIPFHIKLMDDPKFREGDFTTAFMNDFDLSDIEEYAQI, from the coding sequence TTGTTCAATAAAATATTAATAGCAAATCGCGGAGAGATTGCTCTCAGAGTTATTCGTACTTGTCGTGAGATGGGTATCAAAACAGTAGCTGTATATTCTACAGCCGATCGAGAAAGTTTGCATGTGCGCTTTGCTGATGAAGCCGTATGTATAGGAGCAGCTCCCAGCAACAAATCTTATCTCAGTATACCTAACATTATAGCAGCAGCAGAAATCACCAATGCTGACGCTATACATCCTGGGTACGGGTTTTTATCTGAGAATGCAGAGTTTTCGCGTATCTGCGAAGAATACAATATTAAATTTATAGGTCCATCTCCCGAAATGATTAACAAAATGGGAGACAAGGCTACCGCTAAAGCTACTATGGAGGCTGCTGGTGTACCTACCGTGCCTGGTTCTAAAGGTTTGCTAGCCAATATGGACGAAGGGCTGGAAATTGCCAGAGAAATAAAGTACCCTATCATCCTGAAAGCTACTGCCGGAGGGGGTGGTAAAGGGATGCGTATCGTCTGGGACGAGAAAGAATTTAAGAAAGCCTGGGATGATGCTACTCGTGAAGCTGGTGCTGCCTTTGGTAATGCCGGACTTTACCTTGAAAAGTTTGTAGAAGAACCTCGCCATATTGAAATTCAGGTAGTGGGAGACAAATTCGGAAAAGTTTGTCACCTATCTGAAAGGGACTGCTCTGTGCAAAGAAGACATCAGAAGCTAATAGAAGAAACCCCTTCTCCCTTTATGACAGATGAGTTAAGGGAACAAATGGGTAATGCGGCTATCTCTGGTGCCGAAGCAATTGGCTACGAAGGAGCAGGAACTATTGAGTTTTTGGTGGACAAACACAGAAACTTCTATTTTATGGAGATGAATACCCGTATACAGGTAGAGCATCCTATTACTGAAGAAGTTACTAAGTTTGATTTAATCAAAGAGCAGATTAAGGTAGCAGCAGGCGTTAAAATTTCGGGTAAAAACTATTACCCTTCTATGCACGCCATTGAGTGCCGTATCAACGCAGAAGATCCTGCTAAAGGATTTCGTCCAAGCCCGGGGAAAATAACTAACCTTCATTTACCAGGAGGGCATGGGGTTAGAGTAGATAGCCACGTATATGCAGGTTATGCCATACCTCCTAACTACGACTCTATGATCGCTAAACTTATCGTAAGTGGTCAGACCAGAGAAGAGGCTATTACCCGTATGAAAAGAGCTTTACAAGAGTTTGTGATTGAAGGTATCAAAACAACTATACCTTTTCATATTAAACTTATGGATGATCCTAAGTTTAGAGAAGGGGACTTTACAACGGCCTTCATGAACGATTTTGATCTTTCAGATATAGAAGAATACGCTCAGATATAG
- a CDS encoding LysM peptidoglycan-binding domain-containing protein — translation MYKTILLIGLIFFSLGLSAQHTVEVPSVIEYADMRLELSPAARKKIQTDVDALTRHEKYFNAKVKKVDTYLPLIEQVLREENVPDDIKYLVIQESALVGDAVSSSNAVGYWQFKAPTGREVGLTINNQVDERMNIITATHGAARYFKNNNTFFDNWLYALLAYYAGPGGALKIADKKYNSAKRMKLDGNTHWYVIKYLAHKIAFGQAVGKSRPEVSLFTYTEGNGKTLAQIAKEFNLQESDLEPYNKWVRKNRIPDDKTYYVIIPDYSGKYHEPPLAENKDKPKPEEKSTEAVAENNTRYVEVEDTRRFPEVRQGNRWGKKMTLVNNIPGLIADRDDNIRSISQQTGVPSSRLVKYNDLTSKQSGIVEGMPYYLKRKRNKAPVHYHVVEPGETLWSISQRFGIKLKKLMRNNRMREEKELKPGLVLWLRFIRPDHIPVEYREVPKSEQNTTIAKQQKNVNSTGASYKQKEVVKKEEPEYKPVITNTPATHTTKKNAGQSKPVTQTSTTPKTESPTNSNPSQQLDTEEDYVASVDNRAASAPTSTNIFHTVQSGETLYSIARKYNLTVPQLTSYNNISWEDPLKVGSELRLIPADTEEKPKHTDTEDSRYLVHEVKSGETMYKVARQYEVTIKDLMEWNEKEDFSVRVGEKLKVRKQ, via the coding sequence ATGTATAAGACAATATTGCTCATTGGCCTTATTTTTTTTAGCCTGGGACTCAGTGCTCAGCATACAGTAGAAGTACCCTCAGTGATTGAGTATGCCGATATGCGGCTAGAGCTTAGCCCTGCGGCTCGCAAAAAAATTCAGACAGATGTAGATGCCCTTACCCGCCACGAAAAATATTTTAATGCCAAGGTAAAAAAAGTGGACACCTATCTACCACTGATAGAGCAAGTGCTACGTGAAGAAAATGTGCCGGATGACATTAAATATCTGGTAATACAGGAGAGTGCCCTGGTTGGTGATGCGGTATCTTCTTCCAATGCAGTAGGGTACTGGCAATTTAAGGCACCCACAGGTCGCGAAGTGGGGCTTACCATTAATAATCAGGTAGATGAGCGTATGAACATTATTACCGCTACACATGGCGCTGCTCGCTACTTTAAAAATAACAATACTTTTTTTGACAACTGGCTTTATGCCCTTCTTGCCTATTATGCTGGCCCTGGCGGGGCGCTCAAAATAGCTGACAAGAAATACAACAGCGCCAAAAGAATGAAGCTGGATGGCAATACTCACTGGTACGTAATCAAATACCTGGCGCACAAAATTGCTTTTGGGCAGGCAGTGGGTAAGAGTCGCCCGGAAGTAAGCCTTTTCACCTATACTGAGGGCAATGGCAAAACGTTGGCTCAGATAGCTAAAGAGTTTAACTTACAGGAGTCTGACCTTGAACCTTATAATAAATGGGTGAGAAAAAATCGTATTCCTGATGATAAGACTTATTATGTTATTATCCCGGACTATAGCGGAAAGTATCATGAACCACCTTTAGCAGAAAACAAAGACAAGCCGAAGCCAGAAGAAAAATCTACTGAAGCTGTCGCAGAAAATAATACTCGTTATGTAGAGGTTGAAGATACCAGACGTTTTCCTGAAGTAAGGCAGGGCAACCGCTGGGGCAAGAAAATGACTTTGGTTAACAATATACCTGGTCTCATTGCTGACCGTGATGATAACATCCGCTCTATCAGCCAGCAGACAGGTGTACCTTCATCTCGCCTGGTTAAGTATAATGACCTCACCAGCAAGCAATCTGGAATAGTAGAAGGCATGCCTTATTACCTTAAACGCAAGAGAAACAAAGCTCCGGTACATTATCATGTGGTGGAGCCTGGGGAAACACTCTGGAGCATATCTCAGCGTTTTGGTATCAAACTAAAAAAGCTGATGCGCAATAATCGTATGCGTGAAGAGAAAGAGCTAAAGCCAGGTCTTGTTTTGTGGCTGCGCTTTATTCGTCCAGACCATATTCCAGTAGAGTATCGTGAAGTACCTAAGTCAGAACAAAATACTACTATTGCAAAGCAGCAAAAAAATGTAAACAGCACAGGCGCTTCATATAAGCAGAAGGAAGTAGTTAAGAAAGAGGAGCCCGAATACAAGCCGGTAATAACCAATACTCCTGCTACTCATACTACAAAGAAAAATGCCGGGCAGTCAAAACCTGTAACACAAACTAGCACTACACCTAAAACAGAGAGTCCAACTAACTCAAACCCTTCTCAACAGTTAGATACTGAAGAAGATTATGTAGCCTCGGTGGACAATAGGGCTGCATCAGCCCCAACTAGTACTAATATATTTCATACCGTACAGAGCGGCGAAACGCTGTACAGTATTGCCAGAAAATACAACTTAACGGTACCTCAACTTACCAGTTACAATAATATTTCCTGGGAAGATCCACTAAAAGTTGGTTCCGAATTGAGACTTATTCCGGCAGATACTGAAGAAAAACCTAAACATACTGATACAGAAGATAGTAGATATTTGGTACATGAAGTTAAGTCTGGTGAAACCATGTATAAAGTAGCTCGTCAATACGAGGTAACGATTAAAGACCTGATGGAATGGAATGAAAAAGAAGACTTTAGTGTGCGTGTAGGAGAAAAACTAAAGGTAAGAAAGCAATAG
- a CDS encoding beta-ketoacyl-ACP synthase III, whose amino-acid sequence MSNKLRAVITGVGGYVPEYVLTNKELETMVDTNDEWITTRTGIKERRILRGKDQGTSVMANKAVEQLIEKTNTNPEDIDLIICATTTPDMIFPATANLVGDHIGAKNAFGYDLQAACSGFLYALTTGAQFIASGTYKKVVVVGADKMSSIIDYQDRTTCIIFGDGAAAVMLEPTEEAYGVMDSVLQSDGSGAPYLHLKAGGSRRPATIESVTAREHFVYQEGATVFKYAVKHMSDVAAKIMQNNNLTSEDIKWLVPHQANRRIIDATANRMGVGEDRIMINIHKYGNTTSATIPLCLWDYESQLKKGDNLILAAFGGGFTWGATYLKWGYDAQ is encoded by the coding sequence ATGAGTAATAAGTTAAGAGCTGTTATCACAGGAGTCGGTGGTTATGTACCAGAGTATGTATTGACCAACAAAGAGTTGGAAACCATGGTGGATACCAATGACGAATGGATTACTACCCGTACCGGGATTAAAGAAAGAAGAATTCTTCGTGGTAAAGACCAGGGCACCTCAGTAATGGCCAACAAGGCGGTAGAGCAGCTGATAGAAAAAACAAATACCAATCCTGAAGATATAGACCTGATCATATGCGCTACTACCACACCTGATATGATTTTTCCTGCTACTGCCAATTTGGTAGGGGATCATATTGGTGCTAAAAATGCGTTTGGGTACGACCTTCAGGCTGCATGCTCCGGGTTTTTATATGCCCTTACTACGGGAGCCCAGTTTATAGCATCAGGCACATATAAAAAAGTAGTAGTAGTAGGAGCAGATAAAATGTCTTCAATCATAGACTACCAGGACCGTACTACATGTATCATCTTTGGTGATGGTGCAGCAGCAGTAATGCTGGAGCCTACAGAAGAAGCCTATGGTGTGATGGATTCTGTGCTACAGTCAGATGGTAGTGGGGCCCCTTACCTTCACCTAAAAGCTGGAGGCAGCAGAAGGCCTGCTACTATTGAGTCAGTTACTGCCCGTGAACATTTTGTGTATCAGGAAGGAGCTACTGTATTTAAATATGCGGTAAAGCATATGTCAGATGTGGCGGCCAAGATTATGCAGAATAATAATCTAACTTCTGAGGATATTAAATGGTTAGTACCCCACCAGGCTAATCGTAGAATTATAGATGCTACAGCTAACAGAATGGGCGTGGGTGAAGATCGTATCATGATTAATATTCATAAATACGGTAATACTACCAGTGCTACTATACCTCTCTGTCTATGGGATTATGAATCTCAGCTTAAAAAAGGAGATAACCTGATTTTGGCAGCATTTGGAGGAGGGTTTACCTGGGGAGCAACTTATCTGAAGTGGGGCTACGATGCCCAATAA
- the accB gene encoding acetyl-CoA carboxylase biotin carboxyl carrier protein translates to MKASEIQDLLEFISKSGLDEVNIETGEIKLKVKKNAAAKIRQNIITTPGSSMPHDSTGLVASTPAYFPTEKAQEEKPAASDAGQADESKYLTVKSPMIGTFYRAANPESAPFIEVGDRISAGQTVCIVEAMKLFNEIEAEVSGTIVKVLVDDASPVEFDQPLFLVDPS, encoded by the coding sequence ATGAAAGCAAGCGAAATTCAGGACTTATTAGAGTTTATTTCAAAGTCCGGGCTAGATGAAGTAAATATTGAAACAGGAGAGATCAAACTGAAAGTAAAGAAAAACGCTGCGGCAAAAATACGGCAAAATATCATTACTACGCCAGGCTCCTCTATGCCACACGATTCTACCGGGCTAGTAGCATCAACGCCAGCATATTTCCCTACTGAGAAAGCTCAGGAAGAGAAGCCTGCTGCAAGTGATGCCGGTCAGGCCGATGAAAGCAAATACCTTACAGTAAAGTCTCCGATGATAGGGACCTTCTACAGAGCAGCTAATCCTGAATCTGCACCTTTTATTGAAGTAGGAGATAGAATCAGCGCTGGGCAAACCGTATGCATAGTGGAAGCCATGAAGCTTTTTAATGAAATTGAAGCAGAGGTATCTGGAACGATCGTAAAAGTGTTGGTAGATGATGCTTCTCCTGTAGAGTTTGATCAGCCATTATTTTTAGTAGATCCTTCTTAA
- the dnaX gene encoding DNA polymerase III subunit gamma/tau translates to MENFVVSARKYRPTGFEEVVGQGHITTTLQNAIDNNQLAQALLFCGPRGVGKTTCARILARKINGYESQEQANSMNIYELDAASNNSVDDIRNLIDQVRYPPQQGSYKVYIIDEVHMLSNQAFNAFLKTLEEPPPYAIFILATTEKHKVIPTILSRCQIYDFNRIQISHIVDHLQDIAAKENIEVEEEALNLIAQKADGALRDALSIFDLIVTFSSDRKVSYQTTIRNLHILDYDYYFKATDYLLEQNISQMLLLFDEILKKGFDGHNFIVGLSEHLRNLMVCKDNATVQLLQVSESVQERYIEQAAKTPASFLLTGLNLAGNCDLNYKNSKNQRLHVELTLMKMAYISSAVQMAQLNSQPQGQEETKKKSENSNTGETVNPTPTKKGVDVSRLQGLQRQSSIKIPKAEEIRQQAVKKETIQAEAKVEQAEPELKQEVIGSRPVDIERLREEWAKFAEQKKIAGKDSAYMILNQEVNLQDDGLTVHLKMSNTLQEDVLSELRVELIQYLRRQLHNSQINVTGELVKDEKQRKLYTPSEKLDYLMEKNPQVRLLKEKLGLDPDY, encoded by the coding sequence ATGGAGAATTTCGTAGTATCTGCACGGAAGTATCGCCCTACCGGATTTGAGGAAGTAGTAGGGCAGGGGCATATTACAACTACCCTGCAAAATGCAATAGATAATAATCAGCTGGCTCAGGCACTCTTATTTTGCGGACCTCGTGGAGTCGGCAAAACCACCTGTGCCCGTATTCTGGCCAGAAAAATAAATGGTTATGAAAGCCAGGAGCAGGCTAACTCCATGAATATCTATGAACTGGATGCTGCTTCTAATAACTCGGTAGATGATATCAGAAACCTGATAGATCAGGTACGTTACCCTCCTCAGCAGGGTAGCTATAAGGTATATATTATAGATGAGGTACACATGCTCTCTAATCAGGCGTTTAATGCGTTTCTAAAAACCCTGGAAGAGCCGCCTCCTTATGCCATATTTATACTGGCTACTACCGAGAAGCATAAGGTGATTCCTACCATTCTTTCGCGTTGCCAGATCTATGATTTTAATCGTATCCAAATTAGCCATATCGTCGATCACCTTCAAGATATTGCCGCTAAAGAAAACATAGAGGTAGAAGAAGAAGCTCTAAACCTGATTGCTCAAAAAGCGGATGGAGCTTTAAGAGATGCGCTTTCCATATTTGACCTGATTGTTACCTTTTCCTCTGACCGCAAGGTAAGCTATCAGACTACCATCAGGAATTTGCACATTCTTGACTACGATTATTATTTCAAAGCTACGGACTATCTGCTTGAGCAGAACATCTCGCAGATGTTGTTGCTATTTGATGAAATACTGAAGAAAGGCTTTGACGGACATAACTTTATAGTAGGCTTAAGCGAGCACCTTCGCAACCTGATGGTGTGTAAAGACAATGCTACCGTGCAACTGCTACAGGTTTCAGAAAGTGTGCAGGAACGATATATAGAACAGGCGGCTAAAACTCCTGCTTCGTTTCTACTAACTGGTCTCAACCTGGCGGGCAACTGTGACCTGAATTACAAAAACAGTAAAAACCAGCGCCTGCATGTAGAGCTTACTCTGATGAAGATGGCTTATATCAGTTCAGCAGTGCAGATGGCACAGCTCAATAGTCAGCCACAGGGGCAGGAAGAGACGAAAAAAAAAAGTGAAAACAGTAACACTGGCGAAACCGTAAACCCTACTCCTACAAAAAAAGGGGTAGATGTATCTCGCTTGCAGGGGCTACAAAGGCAAAGCTCCATCAAAATCCCTAAAGCAGAAGAGATCCGTCAGCAAGCTGTAAAGAAGGAAACTATACAGGCGGAGGCCAAGGTAGAACAAGCTGAACCTGAACTGAAGCAGGAGGTGATTGGTAGTCGTCCGGTGGATATTGAAAGACTACGCGAAGAGTGGGCTAAATTTGCCGAACAAAAGAAAATAGCAGGAAAAGACTCTGCCTACATGATCCTGAATCAGGAGGTAAACCTACAGGATGATGGCCTGACTGTGCATCTTAAAATGTCTAATACTTTGCAGGAAGATGTATTGAGCGAACTCAGAGTAGAACTAATACAATATCTACGCAGGCAGCTACATAACTCGCAGATTAATGTGACTGGGGAGCTAGTAAAAGACGAAAAACAAAGAAAATTATATACCCCTTCGGAAAAGCTGGACTACCTGATGGAGAAGAACCCTCAGGTAAGGTTGCTGAAAGAAAAACTGGGACTAGACCCGGACTACTGA